From the genome of Acinetobacter sp. TR3:
GTTCAAAATCCTGAAGTTAAGATCTCGATTCAGAATGCTCTGATTGAAAGTAGTTCAATTATTGACTTAGTCCGATTGCAAGAAATCAGCCAAAAACTCCCCCAATTGGTCAGTTTGAAAAATGAAGTCAATGTACTGCAACAGCAACTGACAGAATATTTTCAAATGCAGGAGAAACAACTTTCTCTAAACCATTTTCCAATTCGAATTGTACAGCAGATTGATCTATTACAGCGGATTACAGTGCAAATTGAAGATGAGCAACTCGCTCAAAGAATGTTGATTTCTCTGAATAATATTCGTGAAAGCATAGGGCACGTCTCAACACAAAAGATGGATTCAGAAATATATGATTTAGGTGTATTGCATGGGTGAGATTAACGTTTATGGAATCTATATTCCAATTCTTTTGGTGCAAGCCATCATCGCCTACGTGCTTTTTAAGCTGATGAGTCCACTGATCGATCGTTTAGTTATGAGAGGTTGGGTTGTACTACCGAACATTTTCAACTTGTGTTTGTACTTGGGATTGTTGCTGTGTATGCATTGGTTATGTCTTTATTTACAAGGTACAAGCCTTTAAGTAGCTCTCTCCGAAATTTAATGATTTAAAAATATGTGGTAAAGGTGATGAACATGAATGCATTTGATGTACGAAAAGTCATACGTCCAATTGTATTAGTACTTTCGGTTTTGATTGCGATATATGCAGTCGTGCATTTATGGAATTACTACAATGCTGCACCGTGGACACGTGATGGTCGTGTGCGTGGTGATGTGATTCAAGTGGCTTCGGATGTGAATGGATTAGTAACTGAGGTTCTGGTACAGGACAATCAAACGGTAAAGAAAGGACAAGTTCTTTTCAAGATTGATGTTGAACGTCAAGCGCTTGATGTTGAACAAGCTAAATCTGATTTAGCAAAAGCCAATGCTGGTTTGGCTCAGGCGCGTGCAAACTTAGTCGGTTCAAAGGCAAATTTGGTCAAGACTGAAGCTAATATGAAATTGGCTGAGAAGAATGCAGCACGTTATGCCAGTTTGATGGATGGTGCAATCTCTAAGCAAGAGCAAGATCAGGTTTTTGCTACACGCGATCAGGCGATTGCGGAAAAAGAGCAGCTAGCAGCGAGTATTGAACAGGCCGAGGCTGCTATTCAACAACAGCAAGCTTTGATCGACGTGGCGAATAGCAATTTACATTTAGCTCAGCTCAATATGAGTCGTTCGGCAGTCGTTGCACCTGCGGATGGGACCTTAGCTAACTTTGATTTACGTGTTGGGAATTATGTTAAAGTTGGGCAAGCGGTTGCTGCGCTGCTAGATCGTCGTCAGCTTTATGTCGTGGGCTATTTTGAAGAAACCAAATTGAATCGTATTCATGTCGGTGATGCTGCAACGGTACAGTTGATGGGGGATCGCCAGTTAATTCGTGGTCATGTTCAAGGTATTGCAACAGGGATCGAAGATCGTGAGCGTTCTGGTAGTTCTAATCTATTGGCAAATGTAAACCCTACTTTTAGTTGGGTACGTTTAGCGCAACGTGTGCCTGTAAAAATTGTTTTAGATGAACAACCTCAGAATCCATTGGCTTTTGTTTCAGGGCGAACTGCAACCGTGAGAATTATTGAGAAATAATCAGGCATAGTCTGAGCTGATTTATTTTTTAAGAATTGCATTCTAAATTTTATTCAAATGGTTTGGGTTATAGACGTGCTAAAGCAGTTATTTTGAGCATTTGGATCTGATTTTATCACGGTACATCAGTGTGCTATACCGTGATAAAGCGCTTAAATATAAATGATTAAGGTGTTATTCCATTAGGATCACGATACCAGCTTTGAATGAGTAGTGCAGCTGCGAAACTATCAGCCGATAATCGTTTTGCTTGGCCTTTGTTTTGATAAGACTCAAGTTCTTCTCTCGCTTCGCGTGTAGTCAAGCGCTCATCCACCATCCACGTTGCAATATTGGTTTGATGACGCAAACGTCGTGCAAATTTTCGTGCGCGAGCGGAGAGTTCAGATTCACTATCATCCATATTTAATGGCAAACCGACTAAAAAAAGATTGGGTTGCCATTCTTTGACGAGTTTTAATAGCTGGTTCCAGTCAGGGATACCATCTTTCATGACGAATAATGGCAAAGGATTAGCACTCTCAATAGTTGATTGACCAATTGCGATCCCCATTTTTTGAGTACCAAAATCAAAGGCCATAATAGATTGCGAAGTTTTAAAATCAGGCATGACCAATCTCTGAAGCAAACCATGTACGGTCTACCCCCATTTTTTTGTATGCCGCATCCCAACGATCGCCGTAAGGTAGATTAAAGATTAAATCCATATCTGAGTCACAAATCAGCCAGTCACCACGTGCCATTTCTTCTTCAAGCTGATTTTTGCCCCAGCTGGCATAGCCTAGGGCAATTTGGTAACGACCGACACCTTCGTTATGTGCAATTGCATCCAAAATATCTTTACTGGTGGTAATGCAAACATTTTCACCGACTGCGATTGATGAATGCCAAGTAGGTTGACCTGTATGTAGGACAAAACCTGCTTCTGGGCGTAATGGTCCACCTTGCAACACGGCATGAGGTTGTACATTATCTGCATCAATCTCTAAATCATTCAATAATTCTTTGATCTGTAACTCAGAAGGGCGATTGATAATAATGCCTTGTGCACCATCTTCATCATGGCGTGCCACATAGATAACAGTATTGGCAAAGAAGTCATCTGTTATGTCTGGTGGAGCGATGAGACAACGGTGAGTTAGATATTGTTTCGTCACCTAGGCGATTCTCCATCAAAAATATTATGCTGATCTATCTATATAGGTTCTTCTTATCAACATACAAGAGTTAATCGGATTTCGCCAATCTTTTTCTCACATTTTGTTATGCGTTTTAAGCGGATTGAAATTTTAGTTGACGCAGTTGTTTGGCATGTTGCAAGGTGGTTTCGCTAATCTCAACGCCGCCAGACATACGTGCTAGTTCTAGAATACGTTGTTCTTCATTTAACTCAATAATAGTACTGCTTGCTGGATCTGTTTGTTGTTTTTTGACCAATAGGTGTTGGTCAGATTGTGCAGCAACTTGAGCTTGGTGGGTGATACAGAGTAGTTGTACATGCTGAGCTAGATCGGCGAGTAAACGACCAACCACTTCGGCCGTACCGCCACTAATTCCGACATCAATTTCATCAAAGACCAAAACTTCGGATTCTGTTTTTTCGGCATTCATCACTTGCATGACCAGTGCAATACGAGAGAGTTCACCGCCAGAAGCAACGCGAGCCAGCGGTTGTGCAGGAATCCCTTTATTGGCAGTGAAAAGAAGCTGAATAAAGCTGAGGCCTTCGGCATTTGCTTCCATTGGCTCGAATTTAAATTCAAAATATGCTTCTGGTAGAGCAAGCGGCTTCACTTGTTCAGTCAATTGCTTCGCCAATGGAACTGCGGCTGCACGACGAATATGATCTAGATGTTCAGCTTTTTGCATAAAAATTTGATAAGAAATTTCTACTTGTTCCGCTAAGGTTGCAGGATCTTCTAATAGATGTAATTGCTCTAATTCCTGTTGCCAAGTTTCATATTCTTGTTTGAGTAATTCAGGTTGGGTACGGTGTTTGCGCGCGAGACGATGGAAAATTTCTAAGGTTGTATTGAGCTGTTCCATTCTTTCAGGATCAAAGCTTTGGCGATCAATAAATTGGCGTAAACTCGCGGTTGCATCTTCAATCTCACTTTGCGCATTGAGTAACGAATTATAAATATTTGATAACTGTTCACTGCGTCCTGCATGAGACTCTAAACGACGAATGATTGAAGCAACTTCTTGAGTGATATTTTGTTCCGCCTCATCCAAGACATTTAGACTGTAACTACAGTCTTGCATAATATGTTCATGATGGCTGAGACGATCAAACTCTTGTTCCATCTCTCGATAATCCGTTTGGACAATCTCTTCAAGTTCTTCAATTTGAGATTCTAAATTTTGTATTTTTTGAATACGTGTGGCTTGCGCATCTAAAGCGGCTTGATGTTGGCGAATGTTTTTTTGCCATGTGCTATACGCTTCACGTACTGCATCTGCTGGTTCGGCAAAATTATGATAACGATCTAACCAGTGCTTCGGATAAGGGGGCTCAAGTAATTGCTGTTGGCTATGCTGGCTATAAAGTTGTACCAGTAAGCGTCCAATTTCTTTTAACTCAGACAAGCTACTTGGGCGCCCATTGATCCATGCTTTGCTTCGACCTGTCGCAAATATGACACGTCTTAAATGAATCTCACCAGAATCATCATCTAGTTCATGTTCTGTAAGCCATTTTGCTTCCGCACTTTCAGCTTGATAACTAAACACAGCAGTGACGTCTGCTTTATCTGCACCATAACGGACATAGTTGGTATCGGTACGTTCACCCAAGCATGCAGACAGTGCATCTAACAATAACGATTTTCCTGCACCAGTTTCCCCAGTCAAAACATTGAAACCTTGTTCAATATCTAAAGCTAAATGGTCTGCAAGTGCAAAATTAATTAAAGTTAAATGGGTGAGCATATATGCATCCAGTGCACGTAATCTTTTGCTTAAAGATAGAGAAATTTTGCTAATCGAACAAGAGGAGCAGCGTTGTGTTGATGAAATCATGTTTTATTTTTGGAGCTGTTTTGAATAATTTAGTGATGTAAAGCTTATCTATCAATTTATAAGATTTTTTCTATTGTAGTTTAGATCGGATGCTTTGATCTAAAAGCGCTTGTGAGTTGAACATTACTTTAGTAGAAAGGCATAAAAATTGCTGTTAAAGCATGATAAAAATGGATTGATTAGTGACGCAGGCACAATTAAACTACGTCCATCATAACCTAATATAAATGCTGCATTATTTGGAGAGTAGGCATGAGTTCAGTGCAGTTTGATCATGTTACGGTCATTAAAAAGTCAAATGTATATTTTGGTGGGGCATGTATCAGCCATACTGTACAATTTGAAGATGGTACTAAAAAGACATTAGGTGTGATTTTACCTACTGAACAGGCATTAACTTTTGAAACACATGTGCCAGAACGTATGGAAATCATTTCTGGTGAATGTCGTGTAAAAATCGCAGATAGTACAGAAAGTGAGTTATTCCGCGCAGGTCAGTCTTTTTATGTCCCAGGAAATAGTGTTTTCCACATCGAGACTGATGAAGTACTTGATTATGTATGTCATTTAGAAGGTTAACTGATCGCTTCTTAAATCGGGTACACTATACCTAAAGAGAATCCTGTAAATTCATTTTGCAGGATTTTTTTATTAAATTCCCTTGTGGAGCTATTCGCTCCTCACCTGTAAAGCTACTTTGCAGGATTTTTATTTTTCAAAATCTCCCTTTATAGATCGGGAATACTGCAAGAGGTCGTTCATGGCAAAACCTGAATATTATTATGGCGTTCATTCGGTTGAGTCATTATTGGAGTTAGAGCCTGAACGCGTTTTGACTTTATTTACCTTAAAAGGTCGTGATGACCAGCGATTACAAAAGATTTTGCAACTCGCAGAACCTTTTGGTATTAGCGTCCAAAAGGCGAGTCGGGATAGCTTGGAAAAGCTTGCAGGCTTACCTTTTCACCAAGGTGTAGTGGCTGCAGTTCGACCACATCCAACCTTAAATGAAAAAGATTTAGACGAATTGATGCAGCAGTCACCGGACGCTTTGTTACTGGCATTAGATCAAGTGACTGATCCGCATAATCTCGGTGCATGTATTCGTACTGCAGCTGCGATGGGTGTTCAGGCGGTGATTGTGCCACGTGATCGTTCAGCTAGTTTAACCCCGACGGCACGTAAAGTTGCAGCAGGTGGGGCGGAAAAAGTTAAGTTCATTCAAGTGACTAACTTAGCTCGAACCTTAGCTCATTTAAAAGAGACCACACATACACGTGTTGTTGGCACAATGCTAGATGAAAAAGCATTGCCAATTCAGCAATGTGACTTTAAGGGTGCAGTTGTCATTGTTATGGGTGCGGAAGACACAGGTTTAAGACCGATTACTCAGTCTCAATGTGATCACACGGTATATATTCCGATGTCTGGTGATTTACAAAGTCTAAATGTGAGTGTCGCAACTGGTATGGCACTTTATGAAGCATGTCGCCAGCGTAGTGTTGTATAATTCATGCAAGTATTGCCAATGTAATCTTAAATGACTGCTCGTACACAAGGTTATCTATTTGTTTTAATTACAATGTGTATTTGGGGGGGATTTACCATTTTCTCCCGTTTAAATTTACATTGGCATGTGAGTGCATGGGATTTGGTGGCAATGCGTTTTGCGATAGCCTTTCTTATTTTAATGCCTGTGCTCATTTATAAAAAAGATTTAGCTTTTTTATGGCATCCACGTCCAGTCATTTTAGCCTTAACAGGTGGTTTAGCCTATTGTCTAACCGTTTATACGGCTTTTTTGCAAGCACCAGCAGCTCATGCTGCAATTTTCTTAAATGGCTGTATTCCTCTATGTACGGCGGTTGCTGCTTATTTATTGTTTAAACAGCCTTTTGATAAACATACTTGGTTAAGTCTTAGCATCATGTTAAGTGCGCTTGTATTAATGAGCTATCTGATGCTGCATGATCAAGCGGCCGCTTTTGGCTTAGGCGATTTACTTTTTTTTATCAGTGCTGTTTGGTGGGGAGTTTTTACAGTATTGCTTAAACAATGGAAATTATCGGCTTGGCATTCCATGGCAAGCGTGGCAATTTGGTCGGCGATTATTTATTTACCTGTCTATATTTTATTTGTTCCAAAACATTTTCAAGAAGCAGAACCCATTCATTTAGTCATTCAAGGTTTATTTCATGGTGTATTGGTCGTAATTATTGCAACTTTGACCTATGTTGCTGCGATTGAGCGTTTAGGTGCATTTAAAACGGGTAGTATTGTTACTTTGGCACCTTTTATTGCCGCTGTGATTGCTGTTCCACTGCTTGATGAGCCTTTAAATACAGCGATTGCTTGTGGTTTAGTAGGAATGGGTATTGGTGCATTACAGCCATGGCGCTGGTTTAAAAAAGACACGCTGAGTGAACGACTCGCGCAACAGAAGCAGGATTAAAATGCCTGTTCAGCAGTTTGTAGATATTTTAGATGTAATGGTTTTAGTTGTTGATGAAGGTGCTCAAGTAAACCATCATTCATAACAATATCATTTGCGAGTAATTGCTTTTGGGTGCGAGGCATTTGTACCGCGATAATTTTGCGGATTTGTTCTTCATTTTGTCCATCTCTTTGACTTGCACGTTGTAGTTGTGTTTGTTCATTTGCATCGATGAGTAGGGTATGATGCACAAGTTCATGTTGATTGGTTTCAAAGAGAAGAGGTGAAACTAAAATGACATAAGGGCTTTCTGCTTGTTGTAATTGTTGAATAATGGATTGGCGTATAGCAGGGTGAGTGATCTTTTCGAGTGTTTCTCGCGCTTCTGGAAACTGGAATATGTGTTCACGAAGTGCACGTCGATTCAGATTGCCATCTTCTAATAATACCCAGTCTCCAAAAGAAAGTTGAATTTCTTTCAAAGCAGGTTGACCCGGCTCAACCACCTCACGAGCTACAATATCTGCATCGACTACAACAATTCCTTGGGATTCAAACCATTGTGTCGCGGCGGATTTGCCACTACCAATGCCACCAGTAATGCCCAAGATAAAACTCATATTATCCACCTAGATATATTTTCATAATTTGATTTCCCCATAAAAATGCAATCCAGCCAGCAATTGCAATATAAGGACCAAATGCAAATGGTTGGTTTTCACCACGCATTTTTATCAAAATAATTCCAATAATTGCACCAACAACTGAAGAGAGTAGCACAATTAGGGGGAGCATCAATGGTCCCATCCAAGCACCTAAAGCTGCAAGTAGTTTAAAATCACCATAGCCCATACCTTCCTTGCCTGTGACGAGTTTAAAGATATAGTAAACAATCCATAAGCATAGAAAGCCAATCAAATAGCCCCAAATCGCTGAACCAGCAGAAGTATAAATAGTGAAACTATTGATTCCCAAGCCTAGTGCGGCAAGTGGTAAGGTAAAGCGATCGGGTAATAGCTGTGTGTCGAAATCAATAAACGTTAATGTGATTAAGACCCAAGTGAGTATTAAGCCAAATAACATTTGTACGGTCGCACCAAATATAGCAACTACTATTAATGAGCAAATCATTGTTAATAGTTCAATAAGTGGATAGCGAATACTAATTGGATTTTGGCAAGCACCACATTTGCCACGAAGCATTAACCAACTCATTACAGGAATATTTTGATACCAGTGAATAGCAGATTTACATTTTGGACATGTAGATGGTGGGGTGCTTAAGGTTAATTTAGTTTCGTCTATTATAGGTTGTTCTGGGTGTAACAACATTTGGCATTCATGATGCCATTCTTGTTCCATCATCTTTGGTGTTCTATAGATGACGACATTTAAAAAACTACCAATGCATAAACTTAAAAGTCCAACTGCGACATATAACGCAGTTGGGTTGTCTATAAAGTAAGATAAAAATTGATGCATTACATTACTGATCCCATTTGGAAAATAGGAAGGTACATCGCGATAACTAGACCACCCACGAGTACACCTAATACCGCCATGATCAGTGGTTCCATCATTGATGTTAAGCCATCGACTGCATTATCCACTTCATTTTCAAAATGTGTTGCGACTTTATCTAACATCGTGTCCAATGCTCCAGATTCTTCACCAATTGCAACCATTTGAATCGCCATGGACGGGAATTTATTTGACACACGCATCGCAAATTGTAGCTGTTGACCTGTTGCAACATCCTCACGAATTTTCATCACAGCTTCTTCGTAAACAACATTATTCGTTGCACCAGCTGTAGATTCGAGAGCATCAATCAGTGGTACACCAGCGGCAAAAGTGGTTGCAAGTGTACGGCTATAACGAGCAATAATCGCTTTATAGACTAGATCACCAAAAATAGGTGCTTTGAGTGCCATTTTATCTAAAAAGTCTCTGAATTTTTTACTACGTTTTTTTGTTTCTAAGACGCAGGCAATTAATGTTGCAATTACTATAATTAAGATAAACCAGTATTTCTGTGTCCAATTGGACATGTTTACAACCATTTGAGTAAATGCTGGAAGATCTGCACCGAAGGAACTAAATAGGTCTTGAAACACTGGAACGACTTTAACCATTAAAATCACAGTTACAATCACGGCTACAATAAGAACACTAATTGGATATTTCATGGCTTTTTTAATTTTTTGTTTTAATAATTCGCTTTTTTCTTTATAGATCGCAACACGATCTAGCATAGTTTCCAATGCACCCGATTGCTCACCCGATTCAACTAATGAACAGAATAGATTATCAAAATGTTGTGGATATTTTTTTAGCGCGCCAGCAAATGTATTGCCACCTTCAACTTCCCCTTTAATTCCTAGTACAACTTCACGCATAGAGGGATTTTCTAAACCCTCGGCGACGATCTCAAAGCCTTGTACTAAGGGTACGCCTGCTTTCATCATGGTTGCTAATTGACGAGTAAAAATCGTAATATCTAATGTTGATACTTTTTTCTTCATTAAACCTTCGAGAATATTTTTGCGTTTTTCTCGAATATTTTTAATGGTAATTCCTTGTTTTCGTAACGTGACTTTGGCTAAAGCCATGTTACGTGCTGGAACTTCCCCTTTGATTTTAGCCCCTTTACGATCTATTCCTTCATAGGCAAAAGTAGGCATCATTTGCGCTTTTTTAACTGCCATGATTATTAATCCTTATTATTAATTTTATTCACTTGTTACTCGGTTAATTTCCTGCAATGAGGTAATTCCTTGCATTACTTTTTTCAAACCAGAACGCCGGAGATTATTAAACCCTGCTTGTTCTGATGCTGCTGCAATTTGCAGTGCATTTCCATCTTCCATGATAATTTTAGAGATTGCGGGGGTGACCTTCATGACTTCATAAATACCTACTCGCCCTTTATACCCTTCACGGCATTCAGGACATCCAATAGGCTGAAATATTTGTAAATCTGGATTGGCTAAATCTTGTTCAGTAAATCCTAGTTCAATGAGACTCTGCTTAGGTACATTAAGAGGTATTTTACATTGTGAGCATAAACGTCGTGCTAAACGTTGTGCGATAACAAGATTAACTGATGTTGCGATATTAAACGAAGGTACACCCATGTTGCGTAAACGAGTTAAAGTTTCTGGCGCACTGTTGGTATGCAGTGTTGACATCACCATATGACCTGTTTGCGCTGCTTTAATTGCAATTTCGGCTGTTTCCAAATCACGAATCTCACCGACCATAATTACATCCGGGTCTTGGCGTAAGAAAGCCTTTAATGCAGCAGAGAAAGTTAATCCCGTCTTTGGATTCACGTTGACCTGATTAATGCCTTCCAAGTTAATTTCAACAGGGTCTTCTGCTGTTGAAATATTGGTATCTTCAGTGTTTAGAATATTTAGACCAGTATATAGCGATACGGTTTTACCAGAACCTGTTGGACCTGTAATCAATAGCATTCCTTGAGGCTTTTCAAGTGCTTCAATGAATAATGCTTTCTGATCATCTTCATAACCTAATGCTTCAATCCCGAGCATAGCACTTGATGGATCCAAAATACGTAGTACTAATTTTTCTCCAAATAAAGTAGGTAAAGAGTTAACACGGAAATCAATTGCTTTGGTTTTTGATAACTTGAGTTTAATACGACCATCTTGAGGCATTCGTTTTTCTGAAATATCCATTTGGGACATAACTTTTAAACGAGAAGCCAAGCGATTTGCCATTTGTAATGGTGGGGTAGCAATTTGGCGTAGAACGCCATCTACACGATAACGCACACGATACGTTTTTTCGTAAGGTTCAAAATGTAAATCTGATGCGCCCATGCGAATTGCATCAATTAAAAGCTTATTAATATATTTAACAATAGGCGATTCATCACCTTGAGATGAATTATCGTCATTTTCTTGAGGAGAATCTTGATTAACATCGATATCTAAATCGAAGTCTTCACTGTCACCAAAATCGAAACTACCTGAATCACCGAAATGTTGTTCGATTAACTTTTCAAGTTTCGTATGCTCAACAATAATTGGTTCAATATTAAGTTTCGTATTGAACCTAATTGCATCTAATGCATCAATATTAGTTGGGTTGCTCGTAGCAACATACAAAATTTGTCCACGTTGTATTAACGGAACAACACGATGTTTTTGTATGAGTTTATTGTCGGTTAATTCTCGAGGTAATAATCCAACATCGTAAACCGCCAAATCAAAAAGTGGTTCGCCAAATTCTACGGAGATGCTTTCTGCAATGGTAAGTGGAGAAAGACGATGTTGTTCAATCAAATGAGCAACAATATCTTGTTTGGCTTTCTTGGCTGCATCAATTGCATTCTGCATATTTGCAGCAGTCATATGACCATCTTCAACTAAACGTCGAATGAACCCCGAAAACTTTGGAGACGTATGTAATCCTGACATCTGTCCGCCTTACTGACAATATGGTTATAATAGCTATCCTCAAAATTATACTTTTGTTACGTAAAAATACCACTATAGAAAGTGTTGTTTTTTACTTGGTTCATATTGAAAAACTTGAACTGATCGATTTTTTTACAAATTAATTTCAGATTCAGTGAGTAGCGTTCGCTAGAAATAAAGCAAACTATTGTAAGAAATCGACATATACATGTAAAAAAAGTTGATGGTTTTTTGGATCTATTTTCTTTTGGTTGAAACTTAAACTGAAAAGAAAAACTGAATTTTATAAAAATACGTGTAAAATATGCAGCATTTTTTATAAATTAGTCGTAGGTGGGCGAAGTATGTCGAATTCGGCGATTACCCCTTGGGTTATTGGCAATTGGAAAATGAATCCAATGCATGCGAATGCTTTCCAATTAATAGAAGAATTTAAGCAGTTACTACAACAGGACAATATTTCTCCTGAGCAATGTCATATTGGTGTAGCGCCAATAACGATTGCGTTGATTGGTGTTCACGCTCAGCTAAAAGATGCAACCAGAGCTGTTTATACTGTGGCTCAGGATCTTTCTCGTGTGGCAGGTACTGGTGCTTACACAGGTGAGGTGAGTGCGGAACTGTTAAAAGATAGTCAGATTGAATATGTATTGATTGGACATTCTGAGCGCCGTGAATTATTTGGTGACAACGTCAATATTTTAAAAGCAAAACTGCAAAATGCATTAAATGCAGGTTTAACCGTGATCTATTGCGTTGGCGAAAGTTTAGAGCAGCGTGAGCAAGGCGCTGCTGAGCAAGTGGTATTACAACAAATTTGTGATATTGCATCGGTCGTTAAAGCTGAACAATGGCAAAATATTGTGATAGCGTATGAACCGATTTGGGCGATTGGAACAGGGAAGACAGCTTCACCTGCGGATGCTCAAGCAATGCATGCAAAAATACGTGAAGGCTTAAAACAAATTACATCATTCGGTACAAACATGGCTATATTGTATGGTGGTAGTGTCAAAGCCGACAATGCTGTTGAGTTGGCTGCATGTCCTGATATTAATGGCGCTTTGGTTGGAGGTGCATCACTCAATGCACAATCTTTTTATCAAATTGCAAAAGCATTTGCTCAAAGCAAATAATAGGAAGTAGAAATGTATAGTTTTATACTCGTTGTACATATCATTTTAGCAATTATGATTATTGGATTGGTTTTAGTGCAACAAGGTAAGGGTGCTGAAGCAGGAGCGTCGTTTGGTGGCGGTGGTGCTGCTACGGTATTTGGTGCTTCTGGAGCGGGTAACTTTTTAACACGCTTAACCGCGATTTTTACAGCCTTGTTTTTTGCTACGAGTTTAACTTTGGCTGTTTTTGCAAAAAAACAAACAGCGGATGCGTATAGCTTAAAATCCGCTCAAACCACGACCTCTGCACCAGTAACATCGCCTGAAACTTCATCAAACGCACCTAAAACAACTCAATAAGTTGAATTAGTGCTTTCCTTTTTATATTTAAAGGAATAGAATGCGTCCCACAAAGCTGCGGTGGTGGTGGAATTGGTAGACACGCTACCTTGAGGTGGTAGTGCTTTAGGGCGTGGGGGTTCAAGTCCCCCCTTCCGCACCAAGCTTAATAACCAGTAAGTTTGGTGTATGCAGTGTATATGTTGTTGCGGGATGGAGCAGTCTGGTAGCTCGTCGGGCTCATAACCCGAAGGTCGTTGGTTCAAATCCAGCTCCCGCTACCATTTGATTAAGGTGCAACTTAATCAAGCAGGTGTGAAGAAAACTTAAATTGACTTTTTTTCATATTTGTATATAATTTTTGCACGTTGTTGCGGGATGGAGCAGTCTGGTAGCTCGTCGGGCTCATAACCCGAAGGTCGTTGGT
Proteins encoded in this window:
- a CDS encoding DUF1656 domain-containing protein; translation: MGEINVYGIYIPILLVQAIIAYVLFKLMSPLIDRLVMRGWVVLPNIFNLCLYLGLLLCMHWLCLYLQGTSL
- a CDS encoding HlyD family secretion protein is translated as MNAFDVRKVIRPIVLVLSVLIAIYAVVHLWNYYNAAPWTRDGRVRGDVIQVASDVNGLVTEVLVQDNQTVKKGQVLFKIDVERQALDVEQAKSDLAKANAGLAQARANLVGSKANLVKTEANMKLAEKNAARYASLMDGAISKQEQDQVFATRDQAIAEKEQLAASIEQAEAAIQQQQALIDVANSNLHLAQLNMSRSAVVAPADGTLANFDLRVGNYVKVGQAVAALLDRRQLYVVGYFEETKLNRIHVGDAATVQLMGDRQLIRGHVQGIATGIEDRERSGSSNLLANVNPTFSWVRLAQRVPVKIVLDEQPQNPLAFVSGRTATVRIIEK
- the ruvX gene encoding Holliday junction resolvase RuvX, whose amino-acid sequence is MPDFKTSQSIMAFDFGTQKMGIAIGQSTIESANPLPLFVMKDGIPDWNQLLKLVKEWQPNLFLVGLPLNMDDSESELSARARKFARRLRHQTNIATWMVDERLTTREAREELESYQNKGQAKRLSADSFAAALLIQSWYRDPNGITP
- a CDS encoding YqgE/AlgH family protein; protein product: MTKQYLTHRCLIAPPDITDDFFANTVIYVARHDEDGAQGIIINRPSELQIKELLNDLEIDADNVQPHAVLQGGPLRPEAGFVLHTGQPTWHSSIAVGENVCITTSKDILDAIAHNEGVGRYQIALGYASWGKNQLEEEMARGDWLICDSDMDLIFNLPYGDRWDAAYKKMGVDRTWFASEIGHA
- the recN gene encoding DNA repair protein RecN encodes the protein MLTHLTLINFALADHLALDIEQGFNVLTGETGAGKSLLLDALSACLGERTDTNYVRYGADKADVTAVFSYQAESAEAKWLTEHELDDDSGEIHLRRVIFATGRSKAWINGRPSSLSELKEIGRLLVQLYSQHSQQQLLEPPYPKHWLDRYHNFAEPADAVREAYSTWQKNIRQHQAALDAQATRIQKIQNLESQIEELEEIVQTDYREMEQEFDRLSHHEHIMQDCSYSLNVLDEAEQNITQEVASIIRRLESHAGRSEQLSNIYNSLLNAQSEIEDATASLRQFIDRQSFDPERMEQLNTTLEIFHRLARKHRTQPELLKQEYETWQQELEQLHLLEDPATLAEQVEISYQIFMQKAEHLDHIRRAAAVPLAKQLTEQVKPLALPEAYFEFKFEPMEANAEGLSFIQLLFTANKGIPAQPLARVASGGELSRIALVMQVMNAEKTESEVLVFDEIDVGISGGTAEVVGRLLADLAQHVQLLCITHQAQVAAQSDQHLLVKKQQTDPASSTIIELNEEQRILELARMSGGVEISETTLQHAKQLRQLKFQSA
- the ppnP gene encoding pyrimidine/purine nucleoside phosphorylase, which codes for MSSVQFDHVTVIKKSNVYFGGACISHTVQFEDGTKKTLGVILPTEQALTFETHVPERMEIISGECRVKIADSTESELFRAGQSFYVPGNSVFHIETDEVLDYVCHLEG
- the rlmB gene encoding 23S rRNA (guanosine(2251)-2'-O)-methyltransferase RlmB encodes the protein MAKPEYYYGVHSVESLLELEPERVLTLFTLKGRDDQRLQKILQLAEPFGISVQKASRDSLEKLAGLPFHQGVVAAVRPHPTLNEKDLDELMQQSPDALLLALDQVTDPHNLGACIRTAAAMGVQAVIVPRDRSASLTPTARKVAAGGAEKVKFIQVTNLARTLAHLKETTHTRVVGTMLDEKALPIQQCDFKGAVVIVMGAEDTGLRPITQSQCDHTVYIPMSGDLQSLNVSVATGMALYEACRQRSVV
- a CDS encoding DMT family transporter, with translation MTARTQGYLFVLITMCIWGGFTIFSRLNLHWHVSAWDLVAMRFAIAFLILMPVLIYKKDLAFLWHPRPVILALTGGLAYCLTVYTAFLQAPAAHAAIFLNGCIPLCTAVAAYLLFKQPFDKHTWLSLSIMLSALVLMSYLMLHDQAAAFGLGDLLFFISAVWWGVFTVLLKQWKLSAWHSMASVAIWSAIIYLPVYILFVPKHFQEAEPIHLVIQGLFHGVLVVIIATLTYVAAIERLGAFKTGSIVTLAPFIAAVIAVPLLDEPLNTAIACGLVGMGIGALQPWRWFKKDTLSERLAQQKQD